Proteins from one Syntrophaceae bacterium genomic window:
- the rplU gene encoding 50S ribosomal protein L21, whose amino-acid sequence MYAVIQTGGKQHRVSEGDVLAVEKIEGQKGDAVVFSEVLLVSKDEDVRIGQPFVEGAKVVGEIVAQEKGPKIVVFKMKRRKGFRKKTGHRQLLTRMKIKEISL is encoded by the coding sequence ATGTACGCAGTCATCCAGACGGGTGGTAAGCAGCACCGGGTTTCCGAAGGCGATGTCCTGGCGGTCGAAAAGATCGAGGGGCAGAAGGGAGACGCGGTGGTGTTCAGCGAGGTTCTCCTGGTTTCGAAGGATGAAGACGTCCGGATCGGCCAGCCTTTTGTTGAGGGCGCCAAGGTCGTCGGGGAGATCGTGGCCCAGGAGAAGGGCCCCAAGATCGTCGTCTTCAAAATGAAGAGACGCAAGGGATTCCGCAAGAAGACGGGACACCGGCAGCTCCTCACCCGAATGAAGATCAAAGAAATTTCTCTGTAA
- the rpmA gene encoding 50S ribosomal protein L27 yields the protein MAHKKGQGSSRNGRDSNSQRRGVKVFGGQKITAGSIIIRQLGTKIHPGNNVGMGKDYTLFAKIDGVVAFEKLDKTRKKVSVYAAA from the coding sequence ATGGCACACAAGAAAGGGCAGGGGAGTTCCCGGAACGGCCGGGACAGCAATTCCCAGCGCCGGGGCGTGAAGGTCTTCGGCGGCCAGAAGATCACCGCCGGCTCCATCATCATTCGCCAGCTGGGAACGAAGATCCATCCGGGCAACAACGTCGGCATGGGGAAGGACTACACCCTCTTCGCCAAGATCGACGGCGTCGTGGCGTTCGAGAAGCTCGACAAAACGCGCAAGAAGGTCAGCGTATACGCCGCCGCCTGA
- the obgE gene encoding GTPase ObgE encodes MKFIDEAKIYVKAGDGGRGCVSFRREKYVPRGGPDGGEGGKGGDVILVPTGALQTLLDLKYRQHHTADRGGHGGGNNRTGRNSQDIRIRVPVGTLVKDAETGELLADLTEEGREFAVARGGIGGKGNAFFKTSTNQAPRFAQEGMPGEERTILLELKLLADVGIVGLPNVGKSTFISRVSAARPKIADYPFTTLVPNLGVVRYGEERSFVVADIPGLIRGASEGHGMGIQFLRHIERTAVLLHILDISGEAATSGWENYETVNTELEQFNPSLMEKPQVVAVNKTDLTDVRERLKKEIDTFAAKGIKLHTFSAVTGEGLPAVLHAVAAELEKQRERIQ; translated from the coding sequence ATGAAATTCATCGACGAGGCAAAAATCTACGTTAAGGCCGGCGACGGCGGCCGGGGCTGCGTCAGCTTCCGCAGGGAGAAGTATGTTCCCCGGGGAGGCCCGGACGGCGGCGAAGGCGGCAAGGGCGGAGATGTAATCCTCGTGCCGACCGGCGCCCTGCAGACGCTCCTGGACCTGAAATACCGCCAGCACCATACGGCCGATCGGGGAGGGCACGGCGGCGGCAACAACCGGACGGGCAGGAACTCCCAGGACATCCGGATCCGCGTTCCCGTCGGCACCCTCGTCAAGGATGCCGAAACGGGCGAACTCCTGGCGGACCTGACAGAGGAGGGCCGGGAATTTGCCGTCGCCCGGGGCGGCATCGGGGGGAAAGGGAACGCCTTCTTCAAGACGTCCACCAACCAGGCGCCGCGATTTGCCCAGGAAGGCATGCCCGGCGAGGAGCGGACGATCCTCCTGGAACTGAAGCTTCTGGCCGACGTTGGGATCGTGGGGCTTCCCAACGTCGGGAAATCCACGTTCATCTCCCGTGTCTCCGCCGCCCGCCCCAAGATCGCCGACTACCCCTTCACGACGCTGGTTCCCAATCTCGGAGTCGTCCGCTACGGCGAGGAGAGATCCTTCGTTGTCGCCGACATCCCGGGCCTGATCCGCGGGGCCTCGGAGGGCCACGGGATGGGTATCCAGTTTCTCCGCCACATCGAGCGGACCGCCGTTCTGCTCCACATCCTGGACATCTCCGGCGAGGCCGCCACATCCGGCTGGGAAAACTACGAAACGGTGAACACCGAACTGGAACAGTTCAATCCTTCTCTCATGGAGAAGCCCCAGGTGGTGGCCGTCAACAAGACGGATCTGACGGACGTCCGGGAGAGGCTGAAAAAAGAAATTGACACCTTTGCCGCGAAAGGGATAAAACTCCATACCTTTTCGGCAGTTACCGGAGAAGGGCTGCCGGCGGTCCTTCATGCCGTGGCGGCGGAACTGGAAAAACAGAGAGAACGGATCCAATGA
- the proB gene encoding glutamate 5-kinase gives MRKDVLGSVKRVVVKVGSAVVTGEDGIDRDIIEQLVGEVAGLIAKGCQVVIVTSGAIASGKHRMGITTPLKSMPQKQAAAAIGQGRLMRVYSNAFGRHGVYVGQVLLTMSDLTDRKRFINVRNTLTTLMEWGVVPIINENDTVAVDEIKFGDNDSLAAMVANIVEAHLLVNLTSTEGLYDRNPAKSKKAKILHLVEEITDDIQAAATDETSDVGTGGMRSKVLAARRVTAFGIPYIIASGKRKGVLAGILDGEEIGTLFLPSSEHLNSRKYWIAFTLRSRGKLVLDDGAKKALLEQGKSLLPSGILDVEGEFGVGDPVICVDQQGTLLAKGLVNFSAQDIRKIMGLKTSKIQQVLGYKDYDEVIHRDNMAVSKESRRTR, from the coding sequence ATGAGGAAAGACGTCCTGGGCTCGGTGAAGCGGGTCGTCGTCAAGGTCGGGTCAGCCGTCGTGACGGGCGAGGACGGCATCGACCGGGACATCATCGAACAGCTTGTCGGCGAGGTGGCCGGGCTGATCGCGAAAGGCTGCCAGGTGGTCATCGTCACCTCCGGCGCCATCGCCTCCGGAAAGCACCGCATGGGGATCACGACCCCCCTGAAGAGCATGCCCCAGAAGCAGGCGGCGGCGGCCATCGGCCAGGGGCGGCTGATGCGGGTCTACTCGAACGCCTTCGGCAGGCACGGCGTCTACGTGGGGCAGGTCCTCCTGACCATGAGCGACCTGACGGACCGCAAGCGGTTCATCAATGTCCGCAACACCCTGACCACCCTGATGGAATGGGGCGTCGTCCCCATCATCAACGAGAACGACACCGTCGCCGTGGACGAGATCAAGTTCGGCGACAACGACTCCCTGGCCGCCATGGTGGCCAACATCGTCGAGGCCCACCTCCTGGTCAACCTGACCAGCACGGAAGGGCTCTACGACCGGAATCCCGCCAAGTCCAAAAAGGCGAAGATCCTCCACCTCGTCGAGGAGATCACCGACGACATCCAGGCGGCGGCGACGGACGAGACCTCCGACGTGGGTACCGGTGGCATGCGGAGCAAGGTCCTGGCTGCCCGGCGGGTCACCGCCTTCGGAATCCCCTACATCATCGCCTCGGGCAAGCGGAAGGGCGTTCTGGCGGGCATCCTGGACGGGGAGGAGATCGGCACCCTGTTCCTGCCCTCCAGCGAGCACCTCAACAGCCGCAAGTACTGGATCGCCTTCACCCTCCGCTCCCGGGGGAAACTCGTCCTCGACGACGGGGCGAAGAAGGCCCTGCTGGAGCAGGGGAAAAGCCTTTTGCCCTCGGGCATCCTGGACGTGGAAGGGGAATTCGGCGTCGGGGACCCGGTGATCTGCGTCGATCAGCAGGGGACGCTGCTGGCCAAAGGCCTGGTAAACTTCAGCGCCCAGGACATCCGGAAGATCATGGGACTCAAGACCTCGAAGATCCAGCAGGTTCTGGGTTACAAGGACTACGACGAGGTCATCCACCGCGACAACATGGCCGTCTCGAAGGAGTCGCGCCGGACGCGGTAG
- a CDS encoding lysophospholipid acyltransferase family protein, with amino-acid sequence MAFYPQIFFPGKGEGGLRGEKNRKRGSGSPRAGTRSTFIKKFSRYALQHNLMVIAYWIARLYFLTIRIESENEETVREHLRNGGKVLAAIWHQRIISVIGYAVRFGLYRPAVMISGSRDGDLIADMFSHLKFRPVRGSSSHNGRKALAAMVDDLKIHPFAVHVLDGPKGPPGVIKPGLIVLARHSGVPVTPVYIAVNRAWVLKSWDRMVVPKPFSRVMIRWDQPISIPADDGAREFEDTRLAIERRMLENQRRDDGRFGWNNLI; translated from the coding sequence ATGGCCTTTTATCCGCAGATTTTCTTCCCCGGCAAGGGGGAGGGAGGTCTCCGGGGGGAAAAGAACCGGAAACGCGGGAGCGGCTCCCCGCGGGCCGGGACGCGCTCCACATTCATCAAGAAGTTCTCCCGGTACGCCCTGCAGCACAACCTGATGGTCATCGCCTACTGGATCGCCCGCCTGTACTTCCTGACGATCCGGATCGAATCCGAAAACGAGGAGACGGTCCGGGAACATCTCCGGAACGGAGGCAAGGTGCTTGCCGCCATCTGGCACCAGCGGATCATCTCCGTCATCGGGTACGCGGTCCGGTTCGGCCTGTACCGGCCGGCCGTCATGATCAGCGGGAGCCGCGACGGGGATCTGATCGCCGATATGTTCAGCCACCTGAAATTCCGCCCTGTCCGGGGTTCCTCATCGCATAACGGAAGGAAAGCCCTGGCCGCCATGGTGGACGACCTGAAGATCCATCCCTTCGCCGTTCACGTGCTCGACGGCCCGAAGGGACCCCCGGGCGTCATCAAGCCGGGCCTGATCGTCCTGGCCAGGCACTCCGGCGTGCCTGTGACCCCCGTCTACATCGCCGTCAACAGGGCCTGGGTTCTCAAAAGCTGGGATCGCATGGTCGTTCCAAAGCCCTTCAGCAGGGTCATGATCCGCTGGGACCAGCCGATCTCCATCCCCGCCGACGACGGTGCACGGGAGTTCGAGGATACCCGCCTGGCCATCGAACGGCGCATGCTGGAAAACCAGAGACGGGACGACGGGCGCTTTGGATGGAACAATCTGATCTGA
- a CDS encoding efflux transporter outer membrane subunit gives MSRKTFLLLAVVTALLGGCTLAPEYTRPASPVPADWPAGAAYKETKAAAPAPAASELPWREFITDERLRKVIETSLSNNRDLRLAILNVEKAEALYGVQRASLLPSVNATGSVYRERIPADLSSSGTDVISRKNSVTAGVSAWEIDFFGRLQSLKDEAWEQYLATDQDRRSAQIMLVSAVANAYFALAADRENLKLAAATLEAQETTYNLVRKRHDVGLVSALTLRQAQSQVEAARGSVARYTQLVAQDENALHLLAGSPLPPGLLPESLTRITPPAEIASGLSSDPLLKRPDVLAAEHRLKAAHANIGAARAAFFPRISLSTTIGTASAELSGLFRAGSAAWTFAPQIVLPIFDARTWSAYEVTKVVREMAVAQYEKAIQTAFREAADALVVRGTVEQQIEAQEALVEALAEASRLSNARYEKGIDSYLGVLDAQRSLYGAQQGLISLRLARYANLVTLYKVLGGGV, from the coding sequence GGCCGTGGTGACAGCACTCCTCGGTGGATGCACGCTGGCCCCGGAATACACCAGGCCCGCCTCTCCCGTTCCCGCGGACTGGCCGGCCGGGGCGGCCTACAAGGAAACAAAGGCCGCTGCACCCGCGCCGGCCGCTTCGGAGCTTCCGTGGCGGGAGTTCATCACCGATGAGCGCCTCCGGAAAGTCATCGAGACATCCCTCTCCAACAACCGCGACCTCCGCCTCGCCATCCTGAACGTGGAAAAGGCGGAGGCGCTCTACGGCGTCCAGCGGGCCTCCCTCCTGCCATCGGTCAACGCAACCGGCAGCGTTTACAGGGAACGGATCCCGGCCGATCTCTCGAGTTCCGGAACGGATGTCATTTCCAGGAAAAACAGCGTCACCGCCGGCGTCAGCGCCTGGGAAATCGACTTCTTCGGCCGCCTTCAGAGCCTGAAGGACGAAGCATGGGAACAGTACCTCGCCACGGACCAGGATCGCCGGAGCGCCCAGATCATGCTCGTCTCCGCCGTAGCCAACGCCTACTTCGCCCTGGCGGCGGACCGGGAGAACCTGAAACTGGCCGCCGCGACCCTGGAGGCGCAGGAGACCACCTACAACCTGGTCCGGAAGCGTCACGACGTGGGACTGGTCTCCGCGCTGACCCTCCGGCAGGCCCAGAGCCAGGTGGAAGCGGCCCGGGGGAGCGTCGCCCGGTACACGCAACTGGTCGCGCAGGATGAAAACGCCCTCCATCTCCTGGCCGGTTCGCCCCTGCCGCCGGGGCTCCTGCCGGAGTCGCTGACCCGTATCACTCCCCCCGCGGAAATCGCCTCCGGCCTGTCATCCGACCCGCTCCTCAAGCGGCCGGACGTGCTGGCGGCGGAGCATCGGCTCAAGGCGGCCCATGCCAACATCGGCGCCGCCCGGGCGGCGTTCTTCCCCCGCATTTCCCTTTCCACGACCATCGGCACGGCCAGCGCCGAGCTGTCGGGGCTATTCCGGGCCGGCTCCGCCGCGTGGACCTTCGCGCCGCAGATCGTGCTGCCGATCTTTGATGCCCGCACGTGGTCGGCCTACGAGGTGACGAAAGTAGTCCGGGAAATGGCGGTGGCCCAGTACGAGAAAGCCATTCAGACGGCGTTCCGGGAAGCGGCCGACGCCCTTGTCGTCCGGGGCACCGTGGAGCAGCAGATCGAGGCCCAGGAGGCGCTGGTCGAGGCGCTCGCGGAGGCCTCGCGTCTCTCCAATGCCCGGTACGAAAAGGGAATCGACAGCTACCTGGGCGTTCTCGATGCCCAGCGCTCCCTCTACGGCGCACAGCAGGGACTGATCTCCCTGCGCCTGGCCCGGTACGCCAACCTGGTCACCCTTTACAAGGTTCTGGGCGGAGGCGTCTGA